The Vitis riparia cultivar Riparia Gloire de Montpellier isolate 1030 chromosome 3, EGFV_Vit.rip_1.0, whole genome shotgun sequence genome includes a region encoding these proteins:
- the LOC117911755 gene encoding pathogenesis-related protein PRB1-2-like has product MDSSVLETLVIACVFLMLPSVFLAQNSPDDFVNAHNDVRGTVGLPCLVWNTTLQEYAQSYANNRSSDCLLWLSGAPDYGENLFIGTPNNYSARDAVNAWAAERQYYNYDTNTCMMGRVCGHYTQLVWNTTTSVGCARVPCVNGSVFITCNYYLAGNVIGQRPY; this is encoded by the coding sequence ATGGACTCATCAGTACTGGAAACCCTGGTCATTGCTTGCGTCTTCCTCATGCTACCAAGCGTTTTCCTAGCTCAGAACTCGCCGGACGACTTTGTGAACGCGCACAACGACGTGAGGGGCACGGTGGGGCTGCCATGTCTGGTTTGGAACACCACTCTGCAGGAGTATGCCCAGTCATATGCGAATAACCGGAGTTCGGACTGCCTACTTTGGCTGTCTGGCGCTCCAGATTACGGGGAAAACTTGTTTATTGGTACACCGAACAACTACAGCGCCCGGGATGCTGTAAACGCATGGGCTGCCGAGAGGCAGTACTACAACTACGACACCAACACATGTATGATGGGGCGGGTTTGTGGGCATTACACTCAACTAGTCTGGAACACAACGACTAGTGTGGGGTGTGCGAGGGTGCCATGCGTGAATGGCTCGGTTTTCATCACCTGCAACTATTATCTTGCTGGTAATGTGATAGGGCAGCGCCCATATTAG